A region from the Kiloniellales bacterium genome encodes:
- a CDS encoding RDD family protein, which yields MPKFELTRFGDRDAVWSENPPDPLDDPDLYDEIMLRRVLAYGIDAAILMVLVAAMWVGVILSLGLLWPAKLILTPLLPILYHSYFVGACGATLGMQLMDVEVRSWTGRRPDYFQAFVLTALFYATVFPSGFLILIVCLLNDRRRTLHDFLAGTVSVRYSHRAATKAGLA from the coding sequence GTGCCGAAGTTCGAACTGACCCGCTTCGGGGACCGGGACGCGGTCTGGTCCGAGAACCCGCCCGACCCGCTCGACGACCCGGACCTCTACGACGAGATCATGCTGCGCCGGGTGCTCGCCTACGGCATTGACGCGGCGATCCTGATGGTGCTGGTCGCCGCCATGTGGGTTGGGGTGATCCTCTCTCTCGGCCTGCTCTGGCCCGCCAAGCTGATCCTGACCCCGCTGCTGCCGATCCTCTACCACAGCTACTTCGTCGGCGCCTGCGGCGCGACCCTCGGCATGCAGCTGATGGATGTCGAGGTCCGCAGCTGGACCGGCCGCCGGCCGGACTACTTCCAGGCCTTCGTGCTGACCGCGCTGTTCTACGCCACGGTCTTCCCCAGCGGCTTCCTGATCCTGATCGTCTGCCTGCTGAACGACCGCCGCCGCACCCTGCACGACTTCCTCGCCGGCACCGTCTCGGTGCGCTACAGCCATCGGGCCGCCACCAAGGCGGGCCTGGCCTGA
- a CDS encoding pyridoxal-phosphate dependent enzyme, whose protein sequence is MNVFANVLELIGDTPMVEVSALDTGVCRLFLKLESQNPGGSIKDRIGKSMIEAAERDGQLKPGGAIIEATAGNTGLGLALVAAQKGYKLTIVVPDKMAQEKIFHLKALGAEVRLTRSDVGKGHPDYYQDMAERIAAETGAFYVNQFGNEANPLAHETTTGPEILEQMGGDLDAMVCGVGSGGTITGLGRYFAEHSPKTEMVLADPVGSILAEYIETGRVTNEVGSWMVEGIGEDFIPPIADLALVKKAYTVSDAEAFAVARELLAKEGILAGSSSGTLIGAALRYCREQTQPKRVVTFVCDSGNKYLSKMFNDYWMLDQGFIEREHRGDLSDLISRRHEERATVTLGPQDTLLTALGRMKLYDISQLPVMGGDGAVVGIIDEEDILLAVFRDDTHFRDPVESAMSARLETLQADQPLDALLPVFAKGHVAILLEGERFLGLVTRIDLLNHLRRRMK, encoded by the coding sequence ATGAACGTCTTCGCCAACGTCCTTGAGCTGATCGGCGATACGCCGATGGTCGAGGTCTCCGCTCTCGACACCGGCGTCTGCCGCCTGTTCCTCAAGCTGGAGAGCCAGAACCCCGGCGGCTCGATCAAGGACAGGATCGGCAAGTCCATGATCGAGGCGGCCGAGCGCGACGGCCAGCTGAAGCCGGGCGGTGCGATCATCGAGGCGACCGCCGGCAACACGGGACTTGGCCTGGCGCTGGTCGCAGCCCAGAAGGGCTACAAGCTGACCATCGTCGTCCCCGACAAGATGGCCCAGGAGAAGATCTTCCACCTGAAGGCGCTTGGCGCCGAGGTCCGCCTGACCCGTTCCGACGTCGGCAAGGGCCACCCCGACTACTACCAGGACATGGCCGAGCGCATCGCGGCCGAGACCGGCGCCTTCTACGTCAACCAGTTCGGCAACGAAGCCAACCCGCTGGCTCATGAAACGACCACCGGCCCGGAGATCCTCGAACAGATGGGCGGCGACCTCGACGCCATGGTCTGCGGCGTCGGCTCGGGCGGGACGATCACCGGCCTGGGTCGCTACTTCGCCGAGCATTCGCCCAAGACCGAGATGGTCCTGGCCGATCCCGTCGGCTCGATCCTGGCGGAGTACATCGAGACCGGCCGGGTCACCAACGAGGTCGGCTCCTGGATGGTCGAGGGCATCGGCGAGGACTTCATCCCGCCGATCGCGGACCTGGCGCTGGTCAAGAAGGCCTACACCGTGAGCGACGCCGAGGCCTTCGCCGTGGCGCGCGAGCTGCTCGCCAAGGAAGGCATCCTGGCCGGCTCCTCCTCGGGCACCCTGATCGGGGCGGCGCTGCGCTACTGCCGCGAACAAACCCAGCCAAAGCGGGTCGTGACCTTCGTCTGCGACAGCGGCAACAAGTACCTGTCCAAGATGTTCAACGACTACTGGATGCTCGACCAGGGCTTCATCGAGCGCGAGCACCGCGGCGATCTGAGCGACCTGATCAGCCGGCGGCACGAGGAGCGGGCGACGGTCACCCTCGGTCCGCAGGACACCCTGCTGACGGCACTGGGGCGCATGAAGCTCTACGACATCTCCCAGCTGCCGGTCATGGGCGGGGACGGCGCGGTCGTCGGTATCATCGACGAGGAGGACATCCTGCTGGCGGTGTTCCGCGACGACACCCACTTCCGCGACCCGGTCGAGAGCGCCATGTCGGCCCGTCTCGAGACGCTCCAGGCCGACCAGCCGCTCGACGCCCTGCTGCCGGTCTTCGCCAAGGGCCACGTCGCGATCCTTCTGGAAGGCGAGCGCTTCCTCGGCTTGGTGACCCGGATCGACCTCTTGAACCACCTGCGCCGGCGCATGAAGTAG
- a CDS encoding epoxide hydrolase has product MTGLRPFSLTVPDATLAGIRDRVAAYPWHEMPDDGGWGYGTNLDALKQLCRYWIEGFDWREQEAAINRFSHFIAPVEGIDLHFIHEKGSGPAPLPLLISHGWPGSVVEFLDLIEPLAHPERFGGRAEDGFDVVAPSLPGFGFSGRPPRPYGPRRIAGLFDRLMTKVLGYDRYLAQGGDWGGAISSWLGFEHAPACRAIHLNIMTMHDPKGPRTPEEEAWARRFEREQEMENGYRIQQATKPQTLSYAMMDSPVGLAAWIVEKFHGWSDLAGDDIESAHDRDRVLANIMVYIVTRTFNTASWIYYGRREEGGRFLSHDGSRVEVPTACALFPRELLAWPPRSYVERLYNVQRWTVMPRGGHFAALEAPDLLIDDVRAFARSLR; this is encoded by the coding sequence GTGACCGGCCTCCGGCCCTTCAGCCTGACGGTCCCCGACGCGACCCTGGCGGGGATCCGCGACCGCGTCGCGGCCTATCCTTGGCACGAGATGCCGGACGACGGCGGCTGGGGCTACGGCACCAACCTCGACGCCTTGAAGCAGCTCTGCCGCTACTGGATCGAGGGCTTCGACTGGCGCGAGCAGGAGGCGGCGATCAACCGCTTCTCCCATTTCATTGCGCCGGTCGAGGGCATCGACCTCCATTTCATCCACGAGAAGGGCAGCGGGCCCGCGCCGCTGCCGCTGCTGATCAGCCACGGCTGGCCGGGCTCCGTGGTCGAGTTCCTCGACCTGATCGAGCCTTTGGCGCATCCGGAACGCTTCGGCGGCAGGGCCGAGGACGGCTTCGACGTGGTCGCCCCTTCCCTGCCCGGCTTCGGATTCTCGGGCCGGCCGCCCCGGCCCTACGGTCCCCGGCGGATCGCCGGCCTGTTCGACCGCCTGATGACCAAGGTGCTCGGCTACGATCGCTACCTCGCCCAGGGCGGCGACTGGGGCGGCGCGATCTCCAGCTGGCTCGGCTTCGAGCATGCGCCGGCCTGCCGGGCGATCCATCTGAACATCATGACCATGCACGACCCCAAGGGGCCCCGGACGCCCGAGGAGGAGGCCTGGGCCCGGCGCTTCGAGCGCGAGCAGGAGATGGAGAACGGCTACCGCATCCAGCAGGCCACCAAGCCGCAGACCTTGAGCTACGCCATGATGGACAGCCCCGTCGGCCTTGCCGCCTGGATCGTCGAGAAGTTCCACGGCTGGTCGGACCTGGCGGGCGACGACATCGAGAGTGCGCACGACCGCGACCGGGTTCTGGCCAACATCATGGTCTACATCGTGACCCGGACCTTCAACACGGCGTCCTGGATCTACTACGGGCGGCGCGAGGAAGGCGGGCGCTTCCTGTCCCACGACGGCAGCCGGGTCGAGGTGCCGACCGCCTGCGCCCTCTTCCCGAGGGAGCTCCTGGCCTGGCCGCCGCGGTCCTACGTCGAGCGGCTATACAACGTTCAGCGCTGGACCGTGATGCCGCGCGGCGGCCATTTCGCGGCCCTGGAGGCGCCGGACCTGCTGATCGACGACGTCCGGGCCTTCGCCCGCAGCCTGCGTTAG
- a CDS encoding threonine ammonia-lyase, producing the protein MTVTLDDIRAAAKEIEGEVIRTPLVPAPRLSGELGCELYLKLENFQFTGSFKDRGALVKLKSLTPEQAGRGVIAMSAGNHAQGVAHHARRLGIPATIVMPEFAPFSKVERTRSFGARVVLTGDTLDASAVAAREIAERDGLTFVHPYDDEKIIAGQGTIGLEMLADQPDLDEIVVPIGGGGIISGVATAAKALNDRIAICGVEVELFPSMYQALHKMKPTSGGTTLADGIAVKNPGEITRGIIERLVGDIVLVDEGDIEAAVMKLCEQQKVVAEGAGAAGVAAILSRPEHFKGKKVGAVICGGNIDVRLLSAVLSRGMVRDGRLVRVRVGIVDQPGVLAELAHLVGDCGGNIIEVFHQRLFHNVPAKQAEIDLIVETRNADHVHEIVQSLKAGGFRTRVLSARSDDPDG; encoded by the coding sequence GTGACGGTCACGCTCGACGACATCCGCGCGGCGGCCAAGGAGATCGAAGGCGAGGTGATTCGCACGCCGCTGGTCCCCGCACCGCGCCTGTCCGGGGAACTGGGCTGCGAACTCTACCTAAAACTGGAGAACTTCCAGTTCACCGGCTCCTTCAAGGACCGCGGCGCGCTGGTCAAGCTGAAGAGCCTGACGCCCGAGCAGGCCGGGCGCGGCGTGATCGCCATGTCGGCCGGCAACCACGCCCAGGGCGTCGCGCACCACGCCCGGCGCCTGGGCATCCCGGCCACCATCGTGATGCCGGAGTTCGCGCCCTTCAGCAAGGTCGAGCGCACCCGGAGCTTCGGCGCCCGCGTGGTGCTGACCGGCGACACGCTGGACGCCTCGGCCGTCGCGGCCAGGGAGATCGCCGAGCGCGACGGCCTGACCTTCGTCCACCCCTACGACGACGAGAAGATCATCGCCGGCCAGGGCACGATCGGCCTGGAGATGCTGGCCGACCAGCCGGACCTGGACGAGATCGTCGTGCCGATCGGCGGCGGCGGCATCATCTCCGGCGTGGCGACCGCGGCCAAGGCGCTGAACGACCGTATCGCGATCTGCGGCGTCGAGGTCGAGCTCTTTCCCTCCATGTACCAGGCGCTGCACAAGATGAAGCCGACCTCCGGCGGCACCACCCTGGCCGACGGCATCGCGGTCAAGAACCCGGGCGAGATCACCCGCGGAATCATCGAGCGCCTGGTCGGCGATATCGTGCTGGTCGACGAAGGCGACATCGAGGCCGCGGTCATGAAGCTCTGCGAGCAGCAGAAGGTCGTGGCCGAGGGCGCAGGCGCCGCCGGCGTGGCCGCCATCCTGTCCCGGCCTGAGCATTTCAAGGGCAAGAAGGTCGGCGCGGTGATCTGCGGCGGCAACATCGACGTCCGCCTGCTCTCGGCGGTGCTGTCCCGGGGCATGGTGCGCGACGGGCGCCTGGTGCGGGTGCGGGTCGGCATCGTCGATCAGCCGGGCGTACTGGCCGAGCTGGCCCACCTGGTCGGCGACTGCGGCGGCAACATCATCGAGGTCTTCCACCAGCGACTGTTCCACAACGTGCCGGCGAAGCAGGCCGAGATCGACCTGATCGTCGAGACCCGCAACGCCGACCACGTTCACGAGATCGTCCAGAGCCTCAAGGCCGGCGGCTTTCGCACCCGGGTCCTCTCCGCGCGCTCCGACGACCCCGATGGCTAG
- a CDS encoding penicillin acylase family protein, with product MAKRALRWIGVVSGVLVIALVLAGAAGFAWLRGSLPDMDGERLLAGLEAPAEVLRDADGIVTIRAAGESDAARALGYVHAQDRLFQMDMTRRTAAGRLSEVLGEQTLGFDKLMRGLGLYRLAEANLEILSAPARSILEAYTEGVNAYLARPDLRLPPEFQALRYRPEPWRPADSLAWGRLMALQLSGNWRHELRRLELAERLAPEQIAFLWPAYPEDGPVTLASRATERKRAAAPSPTDPAVRLARPAGAKGPIDPASVIPWSWAPKSASNVWILAGDQTASGKPILANDPHLGLNAPGQWYLARIETPTLTLSGVTAPGIPFMALGHNGHVAWGFTTTHADTQDLFLERESRGKPGHYDTPDGPRPFETREEVIEVRDAASQVLTLRSTRHGPVFSDLRPELAKALPEGHVLALSWSALREDDRTGDALFNLNRARNWSDFEAAMALWHSPVQNVAYADTAGEIGLIVAGRLPRRASGDGRSVVPGWSGAYDWLGQIPFAEMPQERNPGSGRLVNANNRVAGPGFPHLIAADWPDPHRAVRIEGALDGDAEATVASSEILQLDVLSGGAARLLPLMLEALDRAEPGGDQARRASGLLSNWDQRMDRSRPEPLLFAAWVNATAQRLLDDELGEDLSRHWRNDLDVLAEILLQGEEWCDVTATEAVETCPGQLTAALDDALAELSARFGGDVDDWRWGEAHIARFHHPLLRYVPLAERIFGFPVETDGGSYTVNRGGARFDTVPERRFEHVHGPGFRAVYDLADLDNSRFMIATGQSGNPLSALYGSLAERWRDGAYVKLVGPEKAPEHRLVLNPE from the coding sequence TTGGCGAAACGGGCTCTCCGTTGGATCGGCGTGGTGAGCGGCGTGCTGGTCATCGCCCTGGTGCTCGCGGGCGCCGCCGGCTTCGCTTGGCTGCGCGGCTCCTTGCCGGACATGGACGGCGAGCGCCTGCTGGCAGGGCTGGAGGCGCCCGCCGAAGTGCTGCGCGACGCCGACGGGATCGTCACCATCCGGGCCGCCGGCGAGTCGGACGCGGCGCGCGCCCTCGGCTACGTCCACGCCCAAGACCGCCTGTTCCAAATGGACATGACGCGGCGCACCGCCGCCGGGCGGCTGTCGGAGGTCCTTGGCGAACAGACCCTAGGTTTCGACAAGCTAATGCGCGGTCTCGGTCTCTATCGGCTGGCCGAAGCCAACCTCGAAATTCTCTCGGCCCCTGCCCGGTCGATACTGGAGGCCTACACCGAGGGCGTGAACGCCTACCTGGCGCGGCCTGACCTTCGCCTGCCGCCGGAGTTCCAGGCTCTCCGCTACCGGCCCGAGCCCTGGCGGCCAGCCGACAGCCTGGCCTGGGGCCGGCTCATGGCACTGCAGCTCTCCGGCAACTGGCGCCACGAGCTGCGCCGGCTCGAATTGGCCGAGCGCCTGGCGCCGGAACAGATCGCCTTCCTCTGGCCCGCCTACCCCGAGGACGGTCCGGTCACCCTGGCCAGCCGGGCAACCGAGCGGAAGCGCGCCGCGGCGCCCTCGCCGACCGATCCGGCGGTGCGCCTGGCGCGCCCCGCCGGCGCCAAGGGCCCGATCGATCCCGCGTCCGTCATTCCCTGGTCCTGGGCGCCCAAGAGCGCATCGAACGTCTGGATCCTCGCGGGCGACCAGACGGCGAGCGGCAAGCCGATCCTCGCGAACGACCCCCATCTCGGCCTCAACGCGCCAGGACAGTGGTACCTCGCGCGGATCGAGACCCCGACACTCACTCTGAGCGGCGTCACGGCTCCCGGCATCCCCTTCATGGCGCTGGGCCACAACGGCCATGTCGCCTGGGGCTTCACCACGACCCATGCCGACACCCAGGACCTCTTCCTGGAACGCGAGAGCCGCGGCAAGCCCGGGCACTACGACACGCCGGACGGCCCCAGGCCGTTCGAAACCCGGGAGGAGGTCATCGAGGTGCGGGACGCGGCATCCCAGGTCCTGACCCTGCGCTCGACCCGCCACGGGCCGGTGTTCTCCGACCTCCGGCCGGAATTGGCCAAGGCCCTGCCCGAGGGCCATGTCCTGGCTCTCTCCTGGTCGGCGCTGCGGGAGGACGACCGGACCGGCGATGCGCTCTTCAACCTGAACCGCGCGCGCAACTGGTCGGACTTCGAGGCCGCCATGGCGCTGTGGCACAGCCCGGTCCAGAACGTGGCCTACGCCGACACCGCGGGCGAGATCGGCCTCATCGTCGCCGGGCGCCTCCCGCGGCGCGCCTCGGGGGACGGGCGAAGCGTCGTTCCCGGCTGGAGCGGCGCCTACGACTGGCTGGGACAGATCCCCTTCGCCGAGATGCCGCAAGAGCGCAATCCCGGGTCGGGGCGCCTGGTCAACGCCAACAACCGGGTCGCCGGCCCCGGCTTCCCTCACCTGATCGCCGCGGACTGGCCCGACCCGCACCGGGCCGTGCGGATCGAAGGAGCGCTGGACGGAGATGCCGAGGCCACCGTGGCCAGCTCGGAAATCCTTCAGCTGGACGTGCTGTCCGGGGGGGCGGCCCGGCTCTTGCCGCTGATGCTGGAAGCCCTGGATCGCGCCGAGCCGGGCGGAGACCAGGCCCGACGGGCTTCCGGGCTGTTGTCGAACTGGGACCAAAGGATGGACCGAAGCCGCCCGGAGCCCCTGCTCTTCGCGGCCTGGGTGAACGCGACAGCCCAGCGCCTGCTGGATGACGAGTTGGGTGAAGACCTCTCGCGGCATTGGCGCAACGACCTCGACGTCCTGGCCGAGATCCTGCTGCAGGGCGAGGAGTGGTGCGACGTCACCGCGACCGAGGCGGTCGAGACCTGTCCAGGACAGCTCACGGCCGCGCTCGACGACGCCCTTGCCGAGCTCTCGGCCCGGTTCGGCGGCGACGTCGACGACTGGCGCTGGGGCGAGGCGCATATCGCCCGATTCCACCATCCCCTGCTGCGGTACGTACCACTGGCCGAGCGCATTTTCGGTTTTCCGGTTGAGACCGACGGCGGGTCCTACACGGTCAACCGGGGCGGCGCCCGTTTCGACACCGTGCCCGAGCGACGCTTCGAGCACGTCCACGGGCCCGGCTTTCGCGCCGTCTACGACCTTGCGGACCTGGACAACTCCCGCTTCATGATCGCCACCGGCCAGTCGGGCAACCCCCTGTCGGCGCTCTACGGCAGCCTGGCGGAGCGCTGGCGCGACGGCGCCTACGTAAAATTGGTCGGACCTGAGAAAGCACCGGAGCATAGGCTGGTCCTCAATCCGGAATGA
- a CDS encoding phytanoyl-CoA dioxygenase family protein, with amino-acid sequence MLTQGQIEAFRRDGFVVAEGAVTEDELAAMRSELAAWIDESRRHREPFGPPTQDGRPRFDMGAEHSARHPALRRVNNPSDISPAYAAVMGGAALVDMVCDLIGPDVKFHHCKINLKLPNSETEVGYHQDFAYTPHTNDDVVTALVMLDDMTEENGCLKGVPGSHRGPLYSLFDGERFTGAVAPAVARDLKAREVPITGKAGSVCLMHTRLAHGSGANRSRSPRGLYICVYTAADAFPLAANPMPNPSEGRVVRGTASRAARLMEAMVELPKQPKTASFFAVQGQQSAGSAT; translated from the coding sequence ATGCTGACGCAAGGTCAGATCGAAGCCTTCCGCCGAGACGGTTTCGTCGTCGCGGAGGGCGCGGTGACCGAGGACGAACTGGCAGCGATGAGGAGCGAGCTGGCGGCGTGGATCGACGAGAGCCGCCGCCACCGGGAGCCTTTTGGGCCGCCGACTCAGGACGGGCGCCCCCGCTTCGACATGGGCGCCGAGCACAGCGCGCGACACCCTGCGCTTCGCCGTGTCAACAATCCTTCAGATATCTCCCCCGCCTACGCGGCGGTCATGGGGGGCGCGGCGCTGGTCGACATGGTGTGCGATCTGATCGGCCCCGACGTCAAGTTCCACCACTGCAAGATCAACCTGAAGCTGCCCAACAGCGAAACCGAGGTCGGCTACCACCAGGACTTCGCCTACACGCCGCACACCAACGACGACGTCGTGACCGCGCTCGTCATGCTGGACGACATGACGGAGGAGAACGGCTGCCTCAAAGGCGTGCCGGGCTCTCATCGCGGGCCGCTCTACAGCCTGTTCGACGGTGAACGCTTCACCGGGGCCGTAGCGCCCGCGGTCGCGCGAGACCTGAAGGCTCGAGAGGTCCCAATCACCGGCAAGGCGGGCAGCGTCTGCCTGATGCACACCCGCCTGGCGCACGGTTCCGGCGCCAATCGCTCCCGCTCGCCGCGCGGCCTCTACATCTGCGTCTACACGGCGGCCGACGCCTTCCCTCTGGCGGCCAACCCCATGCCCAATCCCAGCGAGGGCCGCGTCGTACGCGGCACGGCCTCCCGCGCGGCCCGGTTGATGGAAGCCATGGTCGAGCTACCGAAGCAGCCGAAGACCGCCTCGTTCTTCGCTGTCCAAGGGCAGCAATCGGCCGGCTCGGCGACTTAG
- a CDS encoding PLP-dependent aspartate aminotransferase family protein, translated as MPDDAKRPNRLGFATRTIHAGQSPDPSTGAIMPPIYATSTYVQESPGVHKGYEYSRSQNPTRMAYERCIADLESGRAGFAFASGMAAMGTVLELLDAGSHVVAMDDLYGGSYRILENVRKRSAGLEITLVDMTDLDALEAAIRPETRMIWVESPTNPLLKLVDLEAVAAIAKRRGVLTVCDNTFATPWVQRPLELGIDLVMHSATKYLNGHSDMVGGVVVSGAAPEIEERLAYLQNAVGGIQGPFDSFLALRGLKTLALRMERHCTNAAAVAGFLAEHPKVETVYYPGLPSHPQHALAQRQMRGAGGMVTAVLGGGLAEARRFLERVEIFALAESLGGVESLIEHPAIMTHASIPAEMRAELGISDGLVRLSVGVEDTEDLVADLAQALA; from the coding sequence ATGCCAGACGACGCAAAGCGCCCGAATCGGCTCGGCTTCGCAACCCGCACGATCCACGCGGGGCAGTCGCCGGACCCCTCGACCGGGGCGATCATGCCGCCGATCTACGCGACCTCGACCTACGTCCAGGAGAGCCCCGGCGTTCACAAGGGCTACGAGTACAGCCGGTCGCAGAACCCGACCCGCATGGCCTACGAGCGCTGCATCGCCGACCTGGAGAGCGGCCGGGCCGGCTTCGCCTTCGCTTCGGGCATGGCGGCCATGGGCACGGTGCTCGAGCTGCTCGACGCCGGCAGCCATGTCGTCGCCATGGACGACCTCTACGGCGGCAGCTACCGCATCCTGGAGAACGTGCGCAAGCGCTCGGCGGGGCTGGAAATCACCCTGGTCGACATGACCGACCTCGACGCGCTGGAAGCCGCAATCCGGCCCGAGACGCGCATGATCTGGGTCGAGAGCCCGACCAACCCCCTGCTCAAGCTGGTCGATCTCGAGGCCGTCGCCGCGATCGCCAAGCGCCGGGGCGTGCTGACCGTCTGCGACAACACCTTTGCGACGCCCTGGGTGCAGCGGCCCCTGGAGCTGGGCATCGACCTCGTCATGCACTCGGCAACCAAGTACCTGAACGGCCACTCCGACATGGTCGGCGGCGTCGTGGTCAGCGGCGCCGCGCCGGAAATCGAGGAGCGGCTGGCCTACCTGCAGAACGCCGTGGGCGGCATCCAGGGCCCCTTCGACTCCTTTCTCGCCTTGCGCGGACTCAAGACCCTGGCGCTGCGCATGGAACGCCACTGCACCAACGCGGCCGCCGTGGCCGGCTTCCTGGCCGAGCACCCCAAGGTCGAGACGGTCTACTACCCCGGCCTGCCGAGCCACCCGCAGCACGCGCTCGCCCAACGTCAGATGCGCGGCGCCGGCGGCATGGTGACCGCGGTCCTCGGGGGCGGGCTGGCCGAGGCCAGGCGGTTCCTCGAGCGGGTCGAGATCTTCGCCCTGGCGGAGAGCCTGGGGGGCGTCGAGAGCCTGATCGAGCATCCGGCGATCATGACCCACGCCTCGATCCCCGCCGAGATGCGCGCCGAGCTCGGCATCAGCGACGGCCTGGTCCGGCTGTCGGTCGGCGTGGAGGACACGGAGGACCTGGTGGCGGACCTGGCCCAGGCCCTGGCCTGA
- the motB gene encoding flagellar motor protein MotB, protein MAEEGGNNIIIVKKVKKAAHSHHGGAWKVAYADFVTAMMAFFLLLWLLNATTDEQKKGIADYFSPASLSRRTSGAGGVMGGTVIAEEGALTDQTAALNIAKNVPSSEQASTDFGPNDGRSIEDLSREELDELMARREQEQFDEAARTLRQAIEAVPDLKELAQNIIIDHTPEGMRIQIVDQHGKSMFPLGQANMFDHTRKLMDLVADAISRLPQKIAIKGHTDAAPFVSNTGYSNWELSTDRANASRRALIEAGIDPSRIDSVAGRAAQELLTPENPYDPRNRRISIILLREIEKPG, encoded by the coding sequence ATGGCTGAGGAAGGCGGCAACAACATCATCATCGTCAAGAAGGTCAAGAAGGCGGCGCACAGCCATCACGGCGGCGCCTGGAAGGTCGCCTATGCCGACTTCGTGACCGCCATGATGGCCTTCTTCCTGCTGCTCTGGCTGCTCAACGCCACCACGGACGAGCAGAAGAAGGGCATCGCGGACTACTTCTCGCCGGCCAGCCTGTCACGGCGCACCAGCGGCGCCGGCGGCGTCATGGGCGGCACGGTGATCGCCGAGGAAGGCGCGCTGACCGACCAGACGGCGGCCCTCAACATCGCCAAGAACGTCCCCAGCAGCGAGCAGGCGAGCACGGACTTCGGGCCGAACGACGGCCGATCGATCGAGGACCTGAGCCGCGAGGAGCTCGACGAGCTCATGGCGAGGCGCGAGCAGGAACAGTTCGACGAGGCCGCGCGGACCCTGCGCCAGGCGATCGAGGCGGTGCCGGACCTCAAGGAGCTGGCGCAGAACATCATCATCGATCACACGCCGGAGGGCATGCGCATCCAGATCGTCGATCAGCACGGCAAGTCCATGTTCCCCCTCGGACAGGCCAATATGTTCGACCATACCCGGAAGCTGATGGACCTGGTGGCCGACGCCATCAGCCGCCTGCCGCAGAAGATCGCGATCAAGGGCCACACTGATGCCGCGCCGTTCGTCTCCAACACGGGCTATTCCAACTGGGAGCTCTCGACCGACCGGGCGAATGCGAGCCGTCGGGCCCTGATCGAGGCCGGCATCGACCCCTCGCGGATCGACTCCGTCGCGGGCCGGGCCGCCCAGGAGCTGCTGACGCCGGAAAACCCCTACGACCCGAGGAACCGGCGCATCTCGATCATCCTGCTGCGCGAGATCGAGAAGCCCGGCTGA
- the motA gene encoding flagellar motor stator protein MotA, which yields MFLLIGSLVVIGCTFGGYVAMGGKLGVLWQPFEVVIICGAAFGAFLIANTSPVLKGALRALGASFKGPAYKKESYVELLSVLYQVFKLAKTKGNLALEPHIENPENSAIFNDFPTFANNHHAVEFLCDYLRMMTLGADNPHEMEALMDEELETHHHEHHQLAGAIQTVADGLPALGIVAAVLGVIKTMGSISEPPEVLGKLIGGALVGTFLGVWIAYGFVGPIASKATATFDAEGKYFQCIKAGLLAHMAGSAPAVSVEFARKALLSSDRPTFAEVEDACAALPPVN from the coding sequence ATGTTCCTTCTGATCGGCTCGCTCGTTGTGATCGGCTGTACCTTCGGCGGCTATGTCGCGATGGGCGGCAAGCTGGGCGTCCTGTGGCAGCCCTTCGAGGTCGTCATCATCTGCGGCGCGGCTTTCGGTGCCTTCCTGATCGCCAATACGAGCCCGGTGCTGAAGGGGGCTCTGCGGGCGCTGGGCGCCAGCTTCAAGGGCCCGGCCTACAAGAAGGAGAGCTACGTCGAGCTGCTCAGCGTGCTCTATCAGGTCTTCAAGCTGGCCAAGACCAAGGGCAACCTAGCCCTGGAGCCGCATATCGAGAACCCGGAAAACAGCGCGATCTTCAACGATTTCCCGACCTTCGCCAACAACCATCACGCGGTCGAATTCCTCTGCGACTACCTGCGCATGATGACCCTCGGCGCCGACAATCCGCACGAGATGGAAGCCTTGATGGACGAGGAGCTGGAGACCCACCACCACGAGCACCACCAGCTGGCAGGCGCGATCCAGACCGTGGCCGACGGCCTGCCGGCGCTGGGCATCGTCGCGGCGGTCCTCGGCGTGATCAAGACCATGGGGTCGATCAGCGAGCCGCCTGAAGTCCTCGGCAAGCTGATCGGCGGCGCCCTGGTCGGCACCTTCCTCGGCGTCTGGATCGCCTACGGCTTCGTCGGTCCCATCGCCTCCAAGGCCACCGCCACCTTCGACGCCGAGGGCAAGTACTTCCAGTGCATCAAGGCCGGCCTGCTGGCCCATATGGCCGGATCGGCACCGGCCGTCTCGGTCGAGTTCGCGCGCAAGGCCCTGCTGTCGAGCGACCGGCCGACCTTCGCGGAGGTCGAGGACGCCTGCGCCGCTCTGCCGCCCGTCAACTGA